One genomic region from Solwaraspora sp. WMMD792 encodes:
- a CDS encoding GNAT family N-acetyltransferase yields MNATTPAMTVRAATHDDIPQAATLLTEAFLIAPVSQWLVGDIDARVTTFRSLFTIELEHAIDTGADVYVAGPFTGVAIWYQREQPESANHITVHQRRLMLAAGIWQHRVAALHGVLSGHRPDRPHRYLAYLGVTPWLQGRGVGTALLTHQHRLLDASATPAYLEATTPRNRGLYLRHGYVADEPVQLPDGPPIWPMWRAPAQGDQLSGRDGDQPSGRDGDQPSGRDGDQPSGRDGDQSQDR; encoded by the coding sequence ATGAACGCGACCACACCCGCTATGACCGTCCGGGCCGCCACCCACGATGACATCCCTCAGGCGGCGACGCTGCTCACCGAGGCGTTTCTGATCGCACCGGTCTCCCAGTGGCTGGTGGGGGACATCGATGCCCGGGTCACCACCTTCCGGTCGCTGTTCACCATCGAACTCGAGCATGCCATCGACACCGGTGCCGACGTGTACGTGGCGGGACCGTTCACCGGGGTGGCGATCTGGTACCAGCGCGAGCAGCCGGAGTCGGCCAACCACATCACCGTCCACCAGCGTCGCCTGATGCTCGCCGCCGGTATCTGGCAGCACCGCGTCGCTGCTCTGCACGGCGTCCTAAGCGGACACCGTCCGGATCGGCCGCACCGGTATCTCGCGTACCTCGGCGTCACACCCTGGCTGCAGGGCCGGGGCGTGGGCACCGCCCTGCTGACCCACCAGCACCGGCTGCTCGACGCGTCGGCCACCCCGGCGTACCTGGAGGCCACCACGCCGCGCAACCGCGGCCTCTACCTTCGGCACGGGTACGTCGCCGACGAACCGGTCCAGCTGCCGGACGGCCCGCCGATCTGGCCGATGTGGCGCGCGCCGGCTCAGGGCGACCAGCTGTCCGGCCGCGACGGCGACCAGCCATCCGGCCGCGACGGCGACCAGCCATCCGGCCGCGACGGCGACCAGCCATCCGGCCGCGACGGTGACCAGAGTCAGGACCGTTGA
- a CDS encoding YcnI family protein, whose translation MHSTLRRVARAGAVAAIAGGAVLLASSPAAAHVTVTPTVTTADSYTVLTVSVPHGCDGSATTKVAIQIPDLINSVTPTINQGWTVEKVMATLDPPVTDSHGNELTERVAEIVYTAKTPLPEGHRDVFELSLRLPDAAGETLIFPAIQTCEQGETAWAQVPADGQDSHELDYPAPSFVITAADADGTAAGDEPADDAEPTELTTAGSTTSDGGSVVGWIGLILGLLGFTAGGLALQRTRKTT comes from the coding sequence ATGCACTCCACCCTTCGTCGCGTCGCCCGAGCCGGTGCCGTCGCCGCTATCGCCGGCGGCGCCGTGCTGCTCGCCAGCTCCCCGGCGGCGGCGCATGTCACCGTCACCCCCACCGTCACCACCGCCGATTCCTACACCGTGCTGACGGTGTCGGTGCCGCACGGCTGCGACGGCTCGGCCACCACCAAGGTGGCCATTCAGATCCCCGACCTGATCAACTCGGTGACCCCCACCATCAACCAGGGCTGGACGGTCGAGAAGGTGATGGCCACCCTCGACCCGCCGGTCACCGACAGCCACGGCAACGAGCTCACCGAGCGGGTCGCGGAGATCGTCTACACCGCCAAGACCCCACTGCCCGAAGGCCACCGCGACGTGTTCGAGCTGTCCCTGCGACTGCCCGACGCGGCCGGTGAGACCCTGATCTTCCCCGCCATTCAGACCTGCGAGCAGGGCGAGACCGCCTGGGCTCAGGTGCCGGCGGACGGCCAGGACAGCCACGAGTTGGACTACCCGGCACCGTCGTTCGTCATCACCGCCGCCGACGCCGACGGCACTGCCGCCGGTGACGAGCCCGCCGACGACGCCGAGCCGACCGAACTCACCACCGCCGGTTCCACCACCAGCGACGGCGGCTCCGTCGTCGGCTGGATCGGCCTGATCCTCGGCCTGCTCGGCTTCACCGCCGGCGGCCTGGCGCTGCAGCGCACCCGGAAGACCACATAG
- a CDS encoding copper resistance protein CopC, protein MWSPHRVRRAALLAVPGLLFGSLLGLLLALADAGPAAAHATLLANDPADGALLAEAPPSVTLTFDEPVQVRTEGVQVLDAAGSTVDVTARSVDSTVVVDLPTGLADGTYVVSWRVISADSHPVAGGFSFAIGAPTAGSVAIPVTEPDLALRVLRPVTEALLYAGVLGGSGLAVFGLSFLPIPARRRQLPTVVRLGVVALVAVAVMPPVTTAWQDAADIGALADPATWRTGYLSDLGLAAALTAAGVLAVLVGARLDSGGAGTARRPAGVAVFAGAGLALGALALIGHTRSFGPVWLTLGSDLLHLVTAAVWLGGILGLVHLLSRRAAAPVGDSVDTPATDSGGAPSAVQRAGVVAAFSQTAAFLVALLAVAGVLLGWRIVGSWSALFGTTYGLVLLGKVAAVGALVGIAGWNRYRLVPRTRRPDAEAAALRSLRRTVRAEAVLLVGVLAVTGVLVTRDPTDRASETATTGSADGRTSAVEQAVVTDAALGDGRVQIRITPGSTGINALELALFDAAGQPLEPVAPPTVTVTLPEVGVGPLDRRLAQTGPGRYEAVADFPLPGSWEVTVNARTSRFDSPIATIPVEIR, encoded by the coding sequence GTGTGGTCGCCGCACCGGGTACGGCGGGCCGCGCTGCTCGCCGTACCCGGACTGTTGTTCGGAAGCCTGCTCGGTCTGCTGCTCGCGCTCGCCGACGCCGGTCCGGCCGCTGCGCACGCCACGCTGCTGGCCAACGATCCGGCGGACGGCGCGCTGCTCGCTGAGGCGCCGCCGTCGGTCACCCTGACCTTCGACGAGCCGGTCCAGGTCCGCACCGAGGGCGTGCAGGTCCTCGACGCCGCCGGGTCCACCGTCGACGTCACCGCCAGGTCGGTGGACAGCACCGTGGTCGTCGACCTGCCGACTGGCCTGGCCGACGGCACGTACGTGGTCAGCTGGCGGGTGATCTCCGCGGACAGCCACCCGGTGGCCGGCGGGTTCAGCTTCGCGATCGGCGCGCCCACCGCCGGCAGCGTCGCGATCCCGGTCACCGAGCCGGACCTCGCCCTGCGGGTGCTCCGCCCGGTCACCGAGGCTCTGCTGTACGCCGGCGTGCTCGGGGGCAGCGGGCTCGCCGTGTTCGGCCTGTCGTTTTTGCCGATCCCGGCGCGTCGACGACAGCTGCCCACGGTGGTCCGGCTCGGGGTCGTCGCCCTCGTCGCGGTGGCGGTGATGCCACCGGTCACCACCGCCTGGCAGGACGCGGCCGACATCGGCGCGTTGGCCGACCCGGCGACCTGGCGGACCGGCTACCTGTCCGACCTCGGCCTGGCCGCCGCGCTCACCGCCGCTGGCGTACTCGCGGTCCTGGTCGGAGCCCGGCTGGACAGCGGCGGCGCCGGGACAGCCCGCCGCCCGGCCGGTGTCGCGGTGTTCGCCGGGGCCGGGTTGGCGCTCGGCGCGTTGGCGCTGATCGGACACACCCGCAGCTTCGGCCCGGTCTGGCTGACCCTGGGCAGCGACCTGCTGCACCTGGTCACCGCCGCGGTGTGGCTCGGCGGCATCCTCGGTCTGGTGCACCTGCTGTCCCGCCGCGCCGCCGCGCCGGTTGGCGACAGCGTCGACACCCCTGCCACCGACAGCGGCGGTGCGCCGTCGGCCGTGCAGCGGGCCGGCGTCGTGGCCGCGTTCTCCCAGACCGCCGCGTTCCTGGTCGCCCTGCTGGCGGTGGCCGGAGTCCTGCTCGGCTGGCGGATCGTCGGCTCCTGGTCGGCGTTGTTCGGCACCACGTACGGGCTGGTGCTGCTCGGCAAGGTCGCGGCGGTGGGGGCGCTCGTCGGCATCGCCGGCTGGAACCGGTACCGGTTGGTGCCGCGTACCCGCCGACCTGACGCCGAGGCCGCCGCCCTGCGTTCGCTGCGCCGCACTGTCCGGGCGGAGGCGGTGCTGCTGGTCGGGGTGCTCGCCGTCACCGGTGTGCTGGTCACCCGGGACCCCACGGACCGGGCCTCCGAGACCGCCACCACCGGCTCGGCCGACGGCCGTACCAGCGCCGTCGAGCAGGCCGTCGTCACGGACGCCGCGCTCGGCGATGGCCGGGTGCAGATCCGGATCACCCCCGGATCCACCGGGATCAACGCGCTGGAGTTGGCGCTGTTCGACGCCGCCGGGCAGCCGTTGGAGCCGGTCGCGCCGCCGACGGTGACCGTGACGTTGCCCGAGGTCGGGGTCGGGCCGCTGGACCGCCGGCTCGCCCAGACTGGCCCCGGACGCTACGAGGCGGTCGCCGACTTCCCGTTGCCCGGCAGCTGGGAGGTCACCGTCAACGCGCGTACCTCCCGGTTCGACAGCCCGATCGCGACCATCCCGGTGGAGATCCGATGA